The following are encoded together in the Montipora foliosa isolate CH-2021 chromosome 12, ASM3666993v2, whole genome shotgun sequence genome:
- the LOC137980989 gene encoding melanocortin receptor 5-like — MSMNENLTEIVAKKTYLEYFCSESFTDGIHHHLIFLLTFVVFLCIFTSLGNALILVALRKESTLGSPSKLLLRSLATSDLFVGMLSDPLVAIYWVSAIQQHWSVCYYAFFTAFVVNSALCLVSLMTLSAISVDRLLALSLGMRYRETVTSKRVYGIIITFWVLATTGSAVFVKSSQFTTRFIQTVIGLCLLTSMFSHTIIFFSLRKHRTRGQDRRSREDPSSASGNQRIEVNIAKHKRAASTVLWIQLALLIFYLPYTVIVALLSIRGELSQTLVLSRQYGVVFVLANSSLNPLLYCWKISEVREAVEATLKNWRCSSTD; from the coding sequence ATGTCAATGAACGAAAACCTTACAGAAATTGTTGCCAAGAAGACATACCTGGAGTACTTTTGCTCAGAAAGCTTCACCGACGGAATCCACCACCACCTCATATTTCTCTtaacttttgttgtttttctatGCATTTTTACATCCTTGGGAAACGCTTTAATACTTGTTGCCCTCCGGAAAGAGTCTACACTTGGTTCACCGTCCAAACTGTTGCTTCGAAGCTTAGCGACAAGTGATCTCTTTGTCGGTATGCTTTCCGATCCTTTAGTTGCAATATACTGGGTGTCTGCAATACAACAGCACTGGAGCGTTTGCTACTACGCATTTTTCACTGCTTTTGTAGTTAATAGTGCTTTGTGTTTGGTGTCGTTGATGACCTTGAGCGCGATAAGCGTGGATAGACTTCTGGCTTTGTCATTGGGAATGCGATACAGGGAGACCGTAACTTCGAAACGTGTGTACGGAATAATTATAACGTTTTGGGTTTTGGCTACAACCGGTTCAGCTGTCTTCGTAAAGAGTTCTCAGTTTACCACAAGGTTTATACAAACGGTCATAGGCCTTTGTCTATTAACCTCTATGTTCTCACACACAATTATTTTCTTTAGTCTCCGTAAACATCGCACTCGGGGTCAAGACAGGCGCTCTCGTGAAGATCCGTCAAGTGCTAGTGGTAACCAGCGAATTGAAGTCAACATAGCAAAGCATAAGAGGGCGGCGTCCACTGTACTATGGATTCAGCTGGCGTTGCTCATTTTTTATCTCCCATACACTGTGATCGTAGCATTGCTTAGCATCAGAGGTGAACTGTCCCAAACACTTGTTTTAAGCAGACAATACGGAGTGGTTTTCGTGTTGGCAAACTCGTCATTGAACCCTCTTCTCTACTGCTGGAAGATTTCAGAAGTAAGAGAAGCTGTCGAGGCAACATTGAAAAACTGGCGTTGTTCATCGACGGATTGA